DNA sequence from the Candidatus Saccharibacteria bacterium oral taxon 488 genome:
TTGGCCGAATGGCGGTTTGCGCCACCAAATAGCGACTATTCAGGCTGCCTCGATCAAATTCCTCGACGCTCCGCTGGGCGCCCATTAGCATAGTCAGTCCCGCCAGCAGCGCCGCGAAAAGCAGCCCGGACACGACCACGGTGATGGACAAGCGAATACGCCGCACTCGGAGTTTGGTGCCAGCCAGCCGCAGCGAATCGGTGATTCTAAGCATCGGCTATTCTCCCGTCCTTCAGGCGGATTTCACGATCGGCTGCTGCGGCGATGTCTGGATTGTGCGTAACGATAACGACGGTGGTGCCGAGTTCGCGGCGGATTTGGTGAAATAGGTCAATGATGCGGTCGGAATTGGCGCTGTCCAGATTGCCTGTCGGCTCGTCGGCGAGTAAAATATTCGGGCGATTGAATAAAGCGCGGGCGATGGCAGCGCGCTGAATTTGACCGCCGGAAAGTTCGCGCGGCAAATGGTGCATCCGGTCTGCTAGTCCGACCAGTTCGGCGAGTTCCTGGGCGCGAGCGCGGCGCTGCTTGGGCTTGATGCGGGCAAACATGGCGGGGATTTCCAGATTGGCGAACAGGGTTAGGAATGGCTGCAGATAAAATGATTGAAAAACAAAGCCGATTTCACGCGATCGGAACCGCGACAGTTGCCGGTCGGACAAGCGGCTGAGCGGCTGGTCGTTAATGAGGATTTGGCCAGTGGACGGCTTGTCGAGTCCACCAATGAGTTGCAATAAAGTGCTTTTACCCGAGCCGCTAGCGCCAGTGATGGCCACGAACTCGCCAGCAAAAATATCAAGGCTAACGCCATCAAGCGCCGGAATGGTCTGGTGGCCGACGCGGTAAGATTTAGCGAGGTCGGTTATGGCGATATGGCAACGGTTGGAGCGTTTTGGCGCGGCAGCGGGCGGTGTCATAACCTTAGCGGCTGGGCTAGATTTGGCGGCTGGAGGTAAATCAACTAAACCAGCCGAAACAGCCGGTTGGGCAAAGTTACGGATTGCGTCAATTGCTTCCTCGACGTCGTCAAATTTCGCTAAAAATGCCGCGATATCCTCAGCGCGTGCCTTCCCCACCTCTGGTTTCATGGTTGTATTGTAGCAAAAGCAGGATGGCCTTAGCAAGCTACAGCGTTCGTCGTCCTTCCAGCGCATGCGTCAGCGTGATTTGGTCGGCGTATTCAAGGTCGACGCCGACGGGGATGCCGCGGGCCAGGCGCGAGATAGTGATGGTGAGACCGGCCTCCTGGAGGTAGCGCTGCAAAAAGAGCGCGGTTGATTCGCCCTCGACCGACGCGTTGGTGGCGATGATCAGTTCCTCGGCGTCATCGTGCTTGATCCGCTTGATGAGCTCAGGGATGTGCAGCTGCTCCGGGCCGATGCCGTCAATTGGCGAAATCGCCCCGCCCAGCACGTGATAGGTGCCGCTATACTGCCCCGTCCGCTCCAGCGCCACGATGTCCAGTGGCTCTTCGACCACGCAAATCAAGCGTCGATTGCGCGACTCGTCCTGATATAGCGGCGACACCTCTTGATCATGATCAATCAACGCGAACGTGACCGGACAGGTTTTGACGCGTGTGTGCAGCCGATCCAGCGCCCGTGCTAGCTGCTCGGCTCGTCTGGCGTCACGCCGAAGTACGGCATAGGCATAGCGCTCAGCGGTTCGCGGCCCGACACCAGGCAGCCCGCCAAACTCATCAATTAGCGTCGTCAGCGCCGTCGGCAAAATCGTCGGTTTCATTAGAACGGCAAGTTGCCCAGCCCGCCCATCAGCGGCTTCATCGTCTCGGCAGCAACTTCCTGTGCCTTAGCCAGGCCATCGCGAATTGCGATCTGAATCCAGTGCTCCAGCTGCTCGATATTATCGAGGTCAACCATTTTTGGATTAATCTTGATCGACTTAATTTTTAGCTCACCGGTGATCTGGACAATCACCGCGCCGTCGCCGGCTTCTACTTCAATGATTTCTTTGCCGAGTTGTTTCTGGGCCTTGCGCAGTTGCTGCAACATCTTGACTTGGTCAAACGCCATAATTATTGATTCCTCCTTGAATTTACTTTTTCATTATACGCTATTTTTTTGCCGATTTGTAGAGGTAAAAGCGGTCAGCTCGCTCGGTGTGGCTATTGGTGACGATGCGCTCCAGTGTCCAGCCGTCAGTGTTGGGGTGTGCCATTTGTTCAGCGCGGGTGATGACGAGCGTAGCACCCTCCGCGGCCGGCTGATTGACGGTGAGTTTGTGCTTGCTATAGCGAGCGACGGTTTCGTAGAGCGGCGCCTCGTGCGGATTAGCGACGAGAACGACGTTTTGCCTGCCGGCGATGGCTTTTTGTAGCAGCGGCAGGTCGGTGCTAAATTCATGCACGGCGCCCGAGAAATGACGATACCCATTGGTAAAGCGGTCGAGACCCGAGAGCACCATCACGCCGATGAGCGCCATCAGCATCAATAAGCCAGTGATACGGGCGTAAGGATTGCGCGGAAATAGCGAATACCATTGATTGAGCAGCGCCTCGACACCAACGGCCAGCAGGATAAATAGCGGCAAGATGATAATGCTGGTCATTGATGGCTGCAGCACCAGCAGCGGCAAACTTAGTAGCAGCCAGACGC
Encoded proteins:
- a CDS encoding YbaB/EbfC family nucleoid-associated protein, giving the protein MAFDQVKMLQQLRKAQKQLGKEIIEVEAGDGAVIVQITGELKIKSIKINPKMVDLDNIEQLEHWIQIAIRDGLAKAQEVAAETMKPLMGGLGNLPF
- a CDS encoding ATP-binding cassette domain-containing protein is translated as MKPEVGKARAEDIAAFLAKFDDVEEAIDAIRNFAQPAVSAGLVDLPPAAKSSPAAKVMTPPAAAPKRSNRCHIAITDLAKSYRVGHQTIPALDGVSLDIFAGEFVAITGASGSGKSTLLQLIGGLDKPSTGQILINDQPLSRLSDRQLSRFRSREIGFVFQSFYLQPFLTLFANLEIPAMFARIKPKQRRARAQELAELVGLADRMHHLPRELSGGQIQRAAIARALFNRPNILLADEPTGNLDSANSDRIIDLFHQIRRELGTTVVIVTHNPDIAAAADREIRLKDGRIADA
- the recR gene encoding recombination protein RecR, translated to MKPTILPTALTTLIDEFGGLPGVGPRTAERYAYAVLRRDARRAEQLARALDRLHTRVKTCPVTFALIDHDQEVSPLYQDESRNRRLICVVEEPLDIVALERTGQYSGTYHVLGGAISPIDGIGPEQLHIPELIKRIKHDDAEELIIATNASVEGESTALFLQRYLQEAGLTITISRLARGIPVGVDLEYADQITLTHALEGRRTL